The stretch of DNA TGGCGGTTTCGGCGAACTAATGGAAATCGAAACGGATGAAGAATGGGATATGGTTGAAGAAGTATTCAATACCTTCAACGAGGACCAAGAAGAAGAATAAATAAACGATGAAAAAGAACCGGCCATAAAAAAGGGCTGGTTCTTTTTCTGTATTTTTCAGGATAAATTTGACAAATTAATTGATAAATTGACATTTTTCTTACTATATGCTCAAATTATTACGAAAGGGGGAAAAGAATGACAACTGATCAAAAAGACCCGAAGAAAGATTTGGTACGGGAAAAAATGCTTGAACACCACCGTGAAGCAAAAGTAGTTAGAAAAATTGTCATGGTGATCTCAATCTTATTGCTATTATTAATTGTTGTTATCGGCGGTGGAGGATATCTTTACATACAGTCAGCATTAAAGCCTGTTGACTCTGATAGTAAGAAACAAAAAACAGTTGAAATTCCAATTGGTTCATCTGTAACAGGTATTGCAGAAAAGTTAGAAGCAAATGGAATTATAAAAAATGCGAAGGTATTTAAATATTATGTAAAGCTTAAAAACGAAGGCGGTTTTATGGCAGGGGAATACCAACTGAGTCCTTCTATGGATGTAGCTGAAATTGTCAGCCGATTAAAAACTGGAAAGGTGCTGGCGAAGGCTAGTTTTAAAATCACCATTCCAGAAGGGAAGCAACTAACAGAAATTGCTGCAATCATGGCGAAAGCAACCAATCAAAAGGAAGCAGATGTTCTTACTAAATTAAATGATAAAGAATTTATCAAACTGTTAATGGAGAAATACCCAGATTTATTAACAGATGAAATCTTAGATTCGAAAATAAAGTATCCGCTTGAAGGATATTTATTTCCTGCTACCTATCCTTTTTATAAACCGAATCCTACAGTGGAAGAAATGGTTACGGCCATGCTGGATAAAACAAGATCGATTGTCTCTTCCTATACGGAAGAAAGTGAAAAAGCGAAGCTATCTGTTCATAAACTACTTACAATGGCCTCATTAGTTGAAGAGGAAGCGACTGAAAAAACAGAACGTAAAAGAATTGCTAGTGTTTTCTATAACCGTATCGAGAAGGATATGAAATTGCAAACCGATCCTACGGTATTATACGCACAAGGAAAGCATAAAGAACGGGTCTTATATGAGGATTTGGAAGTGAACTCTCCTTATAATACCTACAAACATACAGGACTCCCGCCTGGACCAATCGCAAATGCTGGAAAAATGTCCATTGAAGCTGCACTCGAGCCGGAGAAAACAGACTTTTATTATTTCTTGGCTGCTGAGGATGGAAGCATATACTATTCAAAGACATTAGAAGAGCATAATAAGTTAAAAGCAAAGTATATTTCCAATAAAAAATAGTGTATTAATTTGGGGGAAGCATTAGCATTCCCCCTACTTTTGTGATAAAATAGTTCAAGTGTTTTAATACGTACTCTATAGCGTAACTCACAGTAAGGTAATTTGCGGCAGTATTGCCATAAAACGTCCTGAGTCAAATTTACTAACTTATGACGTCCGTGCCTGTGAACGCTATTTTTTCATGTCTAAAGAAGAATAATTATAGATAAACTAAAAGTATTTTACTTTGCAATAAATGCTTTTAAAGAGAGGTGACGCAGCTTGTTAGATGCGAAGCTGCATTCATATATTGAAGGTCTTATTTTAGAGCGTAATCCATTGTTAACAGAAATGGAGTTCTATGCTCGTGAACATAATGTACCAATTATGGAACTAGAAGGTATTGAAACGATGCTTCAATTACTTCGAATTCAGGGAACAAAAAAAATACTTGAAGTTGGGACAGCAATAGGATATTCCGCAATAAGAATGGCAGAAGCGCTTCCTGGTGCTGAAATAGTTACGATTGAGCGGGATGACGAACGAGCACAAGTAGCTGTCGAATTTATTGAGCGCTCAGCTTACAAAGAACGGATTACCTTAATTAAAGGTGATGCGTTAGAGGTTGAAGAACAGATAAGTGGACATGCTCCATTTGATGCCATTTTTATTGATGCAGCGAAGGGCCAATATAAAAAATTTTTTGAAATGTATTCGAGCTATCTTAGTTCGGATGGAATGATTATTACTGATAATGTCCTTTTTAAAGGTTTAGTAGCTGAACCGGAAATTGAATCAAAGAGGATTCGGAATCTTGTTAAAAAGATTGATGATTTTAACAAATGGTTAATGAAGCATCCAGATTATATTTCCGTTATTCTTCCTGTGGGAGACGGGGTTGCCATTAGCAAAAGAAGAGGTGAGAGCAAATGAAGAAACCAGAATTGCTTGTAACACCAATAACAGTCAACGATATTTTGCCATTAGCAAAAGCTGGTGCAGATGCGTTTGTTGTTGGTGAACAAAGATATGGATTAAGACTTGCAGGTGAATTTAATCGTGATGATGTCCAAAAGGCGATTGAACTTGCTCATAGCAAGGGGAAAAAGGTCTATGTTGCAATGAATGCTATTTTTCACAATGAAAAAATAGATGAGTTGAGCGATTATATTCAATTTGTTGCAAACGTCAAAGCGGATGCCATTATTTTTGGTGATCCTGCTGTTTTAATGACTGTAAGAGAAGTGGCTCCGGAAATGAAGCTACACTGGGGTACAGAAACGACAGGAACGAACTGGTACACATGTAACTATTGGGGTAAGAAGGGTGCTAAAAGAGCTGTTCTTGCACGTGAAATCAATATGGATGCTATCGTTGAAACGAAGGAAAATGCAGAGGTAGAAATTGAAGTGCAGGTTCATGGAATGAGTTGTATGTTCCAATCCAAGCGTTCACTTCTTGGTAATTACTATGAATACCAAGGGAAAGTCATGGAAATCGAAAACCGTAAGATGCAAAAAAATATGTTCTTGCACGATAAAGAGCGTGAGAACAAATACCCGATTTTTGAAGATGAAAATGGAACACATATTATGAGTCCTAATGATATCTGTATCATTGACGAACTTCAAGAAATGTTAGAAGCTGGTGTCGATTCGTTTAAAATTGATGGAATCTTAAAAAGCCCAGAATATATTCTTGCGGTTACTAAAGCCTATCGTGAGGCAATTGATTTATTTGTTGAAGATCCTGATGCCTATGAGGATAAAAAGGATGAGCTGTTAGCTTCATTGGAAGAGATTCAGCCTGCTAACCGTCCGTTAGACACAGGGTTCTACTTTAAAGAAACGGTATACTAAGGGAGGAGTTCATCTGTGAATACAGTTAAAGATAATATTTCTGAAATTATCGATGGAAAACGTGTCATTGTGAAGAAGCCAGAACTCCTTGCTCCAGCTGGTAATCTCGAAAAATTAAAGATTGCCGTTCAATATGGTGCGGATGCTGTTTTTATCGGAGGTCAAGAGTATGGTCTTCGTTCAAATGCTGATAACTTTACATTTGAAGAAATGAAGGAAGGCGTAGAGTTCGCCAAACGTTTCGGTGCGAAAATTTATGTTACAACAAACATTTTTGCTCACAATGAAAATATTGATGGCTTAGAGGAATACATCCTAAGTCTAAAAGAGACAGGCATTGCAGGAATTATTGTTGCTGACCCGCTTATTATTGAAACTTGTCAGCGACTAGCACCGGAAATTGAAATTCATATAAGTACACAGCAGTCACTTTCGAACTGGAAAGCTGCACAGTTTTGGAAAGAAGCCGGGGCTGAGCGTGTCGTATTAGCTCGTGAAGTAAGTGCGGAGGAAATCAGAGAAATGAAGGAGAAGGTCGATGTTGAGATCGAAACCTTTATTCATGGAGCTATGTGTATTGCTTATTCCGGCAGATGCACATTAAGTAACCATATGACTGCAAGGGACTCAAACCGTGGTGGTTGCTGTCAGTCATGCCGCTGGGATTATGACCTTTACCAGTTAGAAGGAAACGACCAAGAAGCAGCGCTATTTGAAGAGGGAGATGCTCCTTTTGCAATGAGTCCAAAAGACTTAAATTTAATTCAAGCGATCCCACAGATGATTGAACTTGGAATCGACAGCTTGAAAATCGAAGGTCGTATGAAATCCATTCACTATATTGCGACAGTGGTTAGTGTGTATCGAAAAGTGATTGATGCGTATTGCGCGGACCCTGAGAACTTTGTTATTCAGAGAGAATGGCTAGAAGAACTGGACAAATGTGCTAACCGTGAAACA from Bacillus sp. SLBN-46 encodes:
- the mltG gene encoding endolytic transglycosylase MltG — its product is MTTDQKDPKKDLVREKMLEHHREAKVVRKIVMVISILLLLLIVVIGGGGYLYIQSALKPVDSDSKKQKTVEIPIGSSVTGIAEKLEANGIIKNAKVFKYYVKLKNEGGFMAGEYQLSPSMDVAEIVSRLKTGKVLAKASFKITIPEGKQLTEIAAIMAKATNQKEADVLTKLNDKEFIKLLMEKYPDLLTDEILDSKIKYPLEGYLFPATYPFYKPNPTVEEMVTAMLDKTRSIVSSYTEESEKAKLSVHKLLTMASLVEEEATEKTERKRIASVFYNRIEKDMKLQTDPTVLYAQGKHKERVLYEDLEVNSPYNTYKHTGLPPGPIANAGKMSIEAALEPEKTDFYYFLAAEDGSIYYSKTLEEHNKLKAKYISNKK
- a CDS encoding O-methyltransferase, translated to MLDAKLHSYIEGLILERNPLLTEMEFYAREHNVPIMELEGIETMLQLLRIQGTKKILEVGTAIGYSAIRMAEALPGAEIVTIERDDERAQVAVEFIERSAYKERITLIKGDALEVEEQISGHAPFDAIFIDAAKGQYKKFFEMYSSYLSSDGMIITDNVLFKGLVAEPEIESKRIRNLVKKIDDFNKWLMKHPDYISVILPVGDGVAISKRRGESK
- a CDS encoding peptidase U32 family protein, translated to MKKPELLVTPITVNDILPLAKAGADAFVVGEQRYGLRLAGEFNRDDVQKAIELAHSKGKKVYVAMNAIFHNEKIDELSDYIQFVANVKADAIIFGDPAVLMTVREVAPEMKLHWGTETTGTNWYTCNYWGKKGAKRAVLAREINMDAIVETKENAEVEIEVQVHGMSCMFQSKRSLLGNYYEYQGKVMEIENRKMQKNMFLHDKERENKYPIFEDENGTHIMSPNDICIIDELQEMLEAGVDSFKIDGILKSPEYILAVTKAYREAIDLFVEDPDAYEDKKDELLASLEEIQPANRPLDTGFYFKETVY
- a CDS encoding U32 family peptidase yields the protein MNTVKDNISEIIDGKRVIVKKPELLAPAGNLEKLKIAVQYGADAVFIGGQEYGLRSNADNFTFEEMKEGVEFAKRFGAKIYVTTNIFAHNENIDGLEEYILSLKETGIAGIIVADPLIIETCQRLAPEIEIHISTQQSLSNWKAAQFWKEAGAERVVLAREVSAEEIREMKEKVDVEIETFIHGAMCIAYSGRCTLSNHMTARDSNRGGCCQSCRWDYDLYQLEGNDQEAALFEEGDAPFAMSPKDLNLIQAIPQMIELGIDSLKIEGRMKSIHYIATVVSVYRKVIDAYCADPENFVIQREWLEELDKCANRETAPAFFEGVPGYKEQMFGNHSKKTKFEFVGLVLDYNPETQIVTLQQRNHFKPGEEVEFFGPEIQNFTHVIEKIWDEKGNELDAARHPLQIVQFKLDKPVYPNNMMRKEN